In Antechinus flavipes isolate AdamAnt ecotype Samford, QLD, Australia chromosome 3, AdamAnt_v2, whole genome shotgun sequence, a genomic segment contains:
- the RPA2 gene encoding replication protein A 32 kDa subunit, which produces MWNSGFDGSYGNTSYGGGGYSQAPGGFGTPTASQAEKKSRARAQHIVPCTISQLLSANLIDEVFKIGEIEISQVTIVGIIRQAEKAPTNIVYKIDDMTAPPMDVRQWVDTDDTSSENTVVPPETYVKVAGHLRSFQNKKSLVAFKILPLEDMNEFTIHILETVNAHMILSQSVSQPLAGRPSFHTSGIGDAGNFGGNSFGGNSLMPANGLTVTQNQVLNLIKACPRPEGMNFQDLKSQLHNLNVSVIKQAVDFLSNEGHIYSTVDDDHFKSTDAE; this is translated from the exons ATGTGGAATA GTGGATTTGATGGAAGCTATGGGAACACGTCATACGGAGGTGGAGGCTACTCACAGGCCCCAGGAGGATTTGGCACTCCTACTGCTTCTCAGGCTGAAAAGAAATCA AGAGCACGAGCCCAACACATTGTTCCTTGCACCATATCACAGCTCCTGTCTGCCAACCTGATTGATGAAGTATTTAAGATTGGAGAAATTGAGATTTCACAG GTCACTATTGTGGGAATAATCCGACAAGCAGAAAAAGCACCCACGAACATTGTTTACAAAATAGATGATATGACTGCTCCGCCGATGGATGTCAGACAATGGGTAGACACTGAT GACACAAGCAGCGAGAATACTGTGGTACCACCAGAAACCTATGTGAAAGTGGCTGGTCATCTCAGGTCTTTCCAG AACAAAAAGAGCCTGGTAGCATTTAAGATTCTTCCTCTAGAGGACATGAATGAGTTTACCATCCATATTCTGGAAACTGTCAATGCTCATATGATCCTAAGCCAATCTGTCAGTCAG cccTTGGCAGGAAGACCTTCTTTCCACACTTCTGGAATAGGTGATGCAGGAAACTTCGGGGGAAACAGCTTTGGGGGGAACAGTCTGATGCCAGCAAATGGCCTCACTGTTACCCAGAATCAG GTGCTGAATTTGATTAAAGCTTGCCCCAGGCCAGAAGGCATGAACTTCCAGGATCTCAAGTCTCAGCTCCACAACTTAAACGTGTCTGTGATCAA gcaagctgttgactttctcaGCAATGAGGGACACATCTATTCCACTGTGGATGATGACCACTTCAAATCCACAGATGCGGAATAA